The following DNA comes from Macaca thibetana thibetana isolate TM-01 chromosome 14, ASM2454274v1, whole genome shotgun sequence.
CAGCAGCAACAAACGGGAATGGAAGCTGGTATGATTACCATTTATTATAGCTGCTGTCCCAGCAGCAAGGGGAGCCTGGGGAGGGAGCACCTCCCTCTGGGGATATTCTGGGTTTGGGTAGGTTCCTTGGattgaagaatttaaaattattttgtaaaattaatatttgtgggcttttgtaataaaaatattaagtgataaatttataaaatgtgtaaaatgcaTAGGTAAgcacaaataaggaaataaaaactatGTATAATTTTATCACCAAAATAATCATGTTAACATTTTGtggtctacacacacacacacacacacacacacacacacacacagaggcacatatttctatatattctttgtctttttcttttttttgagatggggtctcactctgtcacccaggctggagtatagtggcgtgatctcggttcactgcaacctccccctcccaggttcaagagattctcctgcctcagcctcctaagcagcttggactacaggcgtgtgtcactatgcccggctaattttttcattttcttagtagaggtgaggtttcgccatgttgcccaggctggcctcgaactcctggcctcaagtgatccacccacctcagcctcccaaaatggtgggattacaggcctgagctaccgttCCTGGCTGCATTCTATATATTCTATGTACTGTTTGGTCACTCGCTTTTCTCACTTAACGATATATCAAGAATATTTTTCATATCATTAAAATTCTTTCtataaaatcactttaaaatgaCTGCCTAGTATTAACAAAAACTGACAATTCTTAACAATATTTCAATGGACATTTTCATAAATCTTTGTACATACTCATGATACATTAGGTAGATTTCTGGAAATAAGGTGCTGGGTCAAAGTATGCATATGTTTAAAAGTATGAAACATAAAGTCATGTTGCCCTATGAAAAGATTATATCGACATGTATTTCCAGAACATCGATCATCCTTGTGATCTCAGAGCTGAGGATTGATTTCAGTTTATGAATGTATTCATCAGATATGTATTGATGGCTCCCTGTATGGCTTTTTTGCCTGTCATGGGACCCTCCCCCAGACTCCACACCCACATCTGATATTGGACACACCCCCTAAACCCAAACATTGCCAAGTCCTGGCACCTGCCTCAGCTGCTGCTCAGAACACTGAAACAAGAGCCCTCTCCCAATGTGAAAGATCTTCCACTCAGGTAGTCCCTGCTAACCGGTCACTGACCCACTCGTGCTCCTTTTCTTTCTGCATCTGTGTTGGGAGTGACTATGGCCTGGAGTTTCCGTGGGAAAGTCCAGCTCGGGGAGCTACTTCTCTCCCTCCTTGGCTGGGTCTGCTCCTATGTTACCACCATCCTGCCCCAGTGGAAGACTCTTAATCTGGAACTGAACGAGATGCAGACCTGGATCATGAGGACTTGGGAGGTCTGCGTGGTTCGAGAGGAAGTTGCCACTGTGTGCAAGGCCTTTGAATCCTTCTTGTCTCTGCCCCAGGAGCTCCAGGTAGCATGCATCCTCAGGGTAGCCTCCCACGGGCTGGGCCTATTGGGGCTTTTGGTCTCCAGCTTTGGGTGTGAATGCTTCTGGTTTCACAGGATCAGATGGGTATTCAAGAGGCGGCTTGGCCTCCTGGGAGGGACTTTGGAGGCATCTGCTTTAGCCACTACCCTCCTTCCAGTCTCCTCAGTGGCCCATGCCACAATCCAAGACTTCTGGGATGACAGAGTCCCTGACATCATACCTCAGTGGGAGTTTGGAGGTGTCCTCTACTTGGGCGGGGCTGCTGgtattttcctggttcttggtgGGCTACTCCTCGTCTTCTCATCCTACCTGGGAAAAGAAGATGTGCCTTTTCCTTTGATGACTGGTCCCACCGTCCCCCCATCCTGTGCTCCAGTAGAGGAGTCAGATGGCTCTTTCCACATCATGCTAAAACCTAGGAACCTGGTCGTCTAGGACTGGCCTCTGCCAAGGATCTGTGGAATAAAGGAATGTCCGTAGAATCCTTTCTCACTCTAGGTTTGTTTGCTTCATTTTGGGGGTGGTGGTCACTGTCCCACTTACCACGGATGTGACTGTCTTGATGATATGGTAGTCTTCATTTCAGAACAAACACTCAGGGCACAGTATCTAACAAACGTATTTTTCTgatttgagattttatttatataaaaatgctttgaaactCATAACCTTAATTACATATTTGATTCTTTCATTactaaggaaaaatatattacaaaattgcAACCATCAGAGAAAAATCTAGTGTGAATAGGCACTTACTGTTCtgtataggttaaaaaaaaaaaaaaaaaaaagttgaagaaggtgccttggcaaaggaaaatgaattacTGGCCCAGAACAGCATCTTAGGACAGAAATCCTCTTTGTGTCCATTTTCAGCCTCAGGTGTACAATTTGAAAGAGAGCTTCGCAATACACCTTTGCTGTTTTACAGATCCTTAATATCCCAAAGGAGAGACAGTCTTGTTTCTGCTACATCGTGAGGCGATGAACAGTCTACTCTGTCTTCCCCACCTGAAGGTTAACAGTCAGTGTGAGTGAGTGGTAGGGTGACCAACACTCCT
Coding sequences within:
- the CLDN25 gene encoding putative claudin-25; the protein is MAWSFRGKVQLGELLLSLLGWVCSYVTTILPQWKTLNLELNEMQTWIMRTWEVCVVREEVATVCKAFESFLSLPQELQVACILRVASHGLGLLGLLVSSFGCECFWFHRIRWVFKRRLGLLGGTLEASALATTLLPVSSVAHATIQDFWDDRVPDIIPQWEFGGVLYLGGAAGIFLVLGGLLLVFSSYLGKEDVPFPLMTGPTVPPSCAPVEESDGSFHIMLKPRNLVV